One window from the genome of Eucalyptus grandis isolate ANBG69807.140 chromosome 7, ASM1654582v1, whole genome shotgun sequence encodes:
- the LOC104455043 gene encoding probable LRR receptor-like serine/threonine-protein kinase At3g47570 — MGSFGSVYRGLLDQTQSIVAIKILDLTREGASKSFITECGALKRIRHRNLVKVLTACSGFDFNGNDFKALVYEFMSNGSLDEWLHPSASQYTKRSKLSLLDRVNITIDVACALDYLHHQCESPMVHCDIKPNNVLLDDEKNGHVGDFGLAMFLQEATHKLLVDQSCSIGLKGSFGYVAPEGDVYSFGVLILEMFTGKRPTNDMFENGLDLHYFAKAALGHRVEKAIDPILLQEIEELEKRQTVTSEGKNKSWFSTLECLVSIIEIGVTCSSKSPRERMDISDVLTKLQGIKKKLPELVVVA, encoded by the exons ATGGGCAGTTTTGGGTCTGTGTATAGAGGGCTTCTTGATCAGACTCAGTCAATCGTGGCCATCAAGATTCTTGACCTTACACGTGAAGGAGCTTCCAAGAGCTTCATAACCGAGTGTGGGGCTTTGAAAAGAATTCGACACCGTAACCTTGTGAAGGTACTCACAGCATGTTCTGGGTTTGATTTTAATGGAAATGATTTCAAGGCACTAGTTTATGAATTCATGTCAAATGGGAGCTTGGATGAATGGTTGCACCCAAGTGCATCGCAATATACAAAGAGAAGCAAGTTGAGTCTCCTTGATAGAGTGAATATTACCATTGATGTTGCTTGTGCATTAGATTATCTCCATCATCAATGCGAGTCACCAATGGTTCATTGTGATATAAAGCCAAACAATGTCCTTCTTGATGATGAAAAGAATGGACATGTAGGGGATTTTGGGCTTGCCATGTTCCTTCAAGAAGCAACGCATAAGTTACTAGTAGATCAATCATGCTCTATTGGATTAAAAGGATCTTTTGGCTATGTAGCTCCAG AAGGAGATGTGTACAGCTTTGGAGTCCTCATTTTAGAGATGTTCACAGGGAAGAGGCCAACTAATGACATGTTTGAAAATGGGCTGGACCTTCATTACTTCGCAAAGGCGGCTCTCGGACACCGAGTGGAGAAGGCAATTGATCCCATTCTGCTTCAAGAAATCGAGGAGTTGGAGAAGAGACAAACCGTCACTTCAGAGGGCAAGAACAAAAGCTGGTTTAGTACTTTGGAGTGTTTGGTTTCAATCATTGAAATAGGAGTCACTTGCTCTTCTAAGTCTCCAAGGGAACGAATGGACATCAGCGATGTATTGACCAAACTCCAAGGAATCAAGAAGAAACTTCCTGAGCTGGTTGTCGTTGCCTAG